A stretch of the Desulfobacter sp. genome encodes the following:
- a CDS encoding integration host factor subunit beta, protein MNKLELISTLKDRADLTKAEAAEIIKIFFDSLADSFVKGERVEIRGLCSFHIKEYKSYVGRNPKTGQKVDIPPKRLPFFKCGKELKERVDY, encoded by the coding sequence ATGAATAAACTTGAATTGATTTCCACTTTAAAGGATAGGGCAGACCTGACCAAGGCAGAAGCAGCAGAAATTATCAAAATTTTTTTTGATTCCCTTGCTGACTCTTTTGTCAAAGGAGAGCGGGTTGAAATAAGGGGGCTGTGCAGCTTTCATATTAAAGAGTATAAAAGCTATGTGGGCAGAAACCCCAAAACCGGACAAAAAGTTGACATCCCCCCCAAGCGGCTTCCGTTTTTTAAATGCGGTAAAGAACTTAAAGAACGGGTCGACTATTAA
- a CDS encoding UpxY family transcription antiterminator, whose protein sequence is MNTSLQWFALLTPSNFEQAVYTVICKKKIDAFLPRIRKQSLRKDRQLMIEKPLFPGYIFVKSSQESADQLNILKTSGAVRLLGNTQGPVPVPENQILALKLLTSAGRDLITGSTIHLKKGDGVMILKGPMAGLKGEFHRHKGQDRVIVKIDLLGQYAGVEVDSDNIEKIPNLLS, encoded by the coding sequence ATGAACACCTCTCTGCAATGGTTTGCCCTCCTGACCCCGAGCAATTTCGAGCAGGCCGTTTATACGGTGATCTGCAAAAAAAAGATCGATGCCTTTCTACCCAGAATTAGAAAACAAAGCCTTCGAAAAGACAGACAGCTGATGATTGAAAAGCCCTTGTTCCCGGGCTATATCTTTGTCAAATCCAGCCAGGAATCGGCAGACCAGCTTAACATTTTAAAGACCAGCGGAGCTGTAAGGCTTTTGGGCAATACCCAGGGACCGGTCCCTGTCCCGGAAAATCAGATCCTGGCATTAAAGCTGCTCACCTCGGCCGGCCGGGACCTGATCACAGGCTCCACAATCCACCTGAAAAAAGGGGACGGGGTCATGATTTTAAAAGGCCCCATGGCAGGATTAAAAGGAGAGTTCCACAGACACAAAGGCCAGGACCGGGTGATTGTTAAAATTGACCTGCTCGGCCAGTATGCAGGTGTTGAGGTGGATTCGGACAATATTGAAAAAATACCGAACCTGCTCTCATAA
- a CDS encoding SIS domain-containing protein, with product MTLRQTKIIQRIKDICRLKFAFGKSPARVQNHTLIFFPDQKNLLCCGISAFVAYKGIENNPGLDLSCFIIGIDAFKTNLLPKTTKTQLAIDTYLGGDRLLLNLFEQAQHLKTEHLFTDLFLDTKNARELEKIIQDIEDILDQEDLRFKQITSGLSAQDVDRVSGRIEQLKDIWWCLKKEVFGNIAAIENLISDSNARQNGLFLFKRINAVLNSIDRLEVRGRDSAGISIMCTLGAAEFETYRKTLAKAGLLDGLKNRTNHPILSNNSISINQTTGRDPEKLSASICFVYKFAAEIGALGDNIAFIRSQIKNDHLLQLVAGFAMESSSVSAHTRWASVGDITEANCHPLDNTPTDRKIEKSGIIHVCLNGDIDNYLDLKTEYETRYDKIHPEINTDTKLIPLQIEHHVKLGFPIEEAFRLAVNEFHGSHAISMHTDLAPGKLFLAQKGSGQAIFIGIAPDHYLAASELYGVVEETQAYIKLNGEEKGQIVILDQHSAGGIEGIKSLCYDNTPIPLGSADIMKSQITSRDIDRQGFPHYFLKEICESPLSVEKTLENKFTQDPDTGLFFISLEQGIIPKVIENDLLSSTIKKIYFIGQGTAGIAAQGCADLLSFYLGEKALDVRALKSSELSGFCIVGNGECKNTMNDTLVVAISQSGTTTDTNRTVDMIKASGARTLAIVNRRDSDLTFKTDGVLYTSSGRDIEMSVASTKAFYSQLTAGAVLGLRLTAILKARPKEFISDQVQTLMGLSEKMQAVLEMKSEIKASADKRAVAKNYWATVGSGANKTSADEIRIKLSELCYKTISSDFVEDKKHIDLSSEPLILVCAAGTRESVLKDIIKDTAIFNAHKACPIVITTKGENRFDLYARDVFKIPEIQEHFAPILNTLVGHIWGYYAALAINESSRFMYDARAQIHEALDEYRQIGHDDYEVLLENKFREKIAFFYNQFSQKRRQKEFPSAIGLDTIANITLVLKYLSGRLPVSDFEIDFGIKGTPPNMLATFFDNMGRAINAMARPVDAIKHQAKTVTVGTSRINETFEGLVFDALNAHNIQISQLTNKNVLVLKNLQEIISKVKGALLYRISGLNLLGEVTDKTRIQVISKTGGLANEVSRVETDHRLKGTKHIIVREGNVYMGKGRKDNKSILVIPVFSESGASPNIIEFILSLNVSFKSADEISLLKKIKALGGKYTRLKDWILESETIVWDDKYLNLVDIDTLFGASAEKAVEAIIQKLK from the coding sequence ATGACCCTTCGACAAACTAAAATAATTCAAAGGATCAAAGATATTTGCCGGCTGAAATTTGCATTTGGCAAATCCCCGGCCAGAGTCCAGAACCATACCCTGATCTTCTTTCCTGACCAGAAAAATCTTTTGTGCTGCGGGATCTCTGCCTTTGTTGCCTATAAAGGAATTGAAAACAACCCAGGCCTTGACCTTTCTTGTTTTATCATTGGCATTGATGCCTTTAAAACCAATCTGCTGCCCAAAACCACGAAAACCCAACTGGCTATCGACACTTACCTGGGCGGTGACCGCCTGCTTTTAAACTTGTTTGAACAGGCGCAGCACCTGAAAACAGAACACCTGTTTACCGACCTGTTTCTGGACACAAAAAATGCCCGGGAACTTGAAAAAATAATCCAGGATATTGAAGATATTCTCGACCAGGAGGACCTGAGGTTCAAGCAGATCACCTCCGGCCTTTCTGCTCAGGATGTGGACCGGGTCTCAGGCCGGATTGAACAATTAAAAGATATCTGGTGGTGTTTGAAAAAAGAAGTGTTCGGCAACATCGCCGCCATTGAGAATCTTATTTCAGATTCAAATGCCAGGCAAAACGGGCTGTTCCTTTTTAAACGGATCAATGCCGTGCTCAACAGCATTGACCGCCTTGAGGTCAGGGGAAGGGATTCGGCCGGTATCTCCATCATGTGCACCCTGGGGGCGGCAGAATTTGAAACCTACAGAAAAACCCTGGCCAAGGCAGGCCTTTTAGACGGTTTGAAAAATCGAACCAACCATCCCATCCTGTCAAACAACAGTATTTCCATAAACCAGACCACAGGCCGGGATCCTGAAAAATTATCGGCCAGTATCTGTTTTGTATACAAATTTGCCGCAGAAATCGGGGCGCTTGGGGACAATATTGCCTTTATCAGAAGCCAGATTAAAAATGACCACCTGCTCCAACTGGTTGCAGGATTTGCCATGGAGTCCTCTTCTGTTTCCGCCCACACACGGTGGGCCTCTGTGGGGGACATCACCGAGGCCAATTGTCACCCCCTGGACAACACCCCCACGGACAGAAAAATTGAAAAATCAGGCATTATCCATGTCTGCCTCAACGGAGATATTGACAACTACCTGGACCTTAAAACCGAATACGAAACCCGGTACGATAAAATTCACCCGGAGATCAATACCGACACCAAACTCATCCCCCTACAGATCGAGCACCATGTAAAACTCGGGTTTCCCATTGAAGAGGCCTTCCGCCTGGCGGTGAATGAATTTCACGGTTCCCATGCCATCAGCATGCATACCGACCTTGCCCCAGGCAAACTTTTTTTGGCCCAAAAAGGCTCCGGCCAGGCCATTTTTATCGGCATTGCTCCGGATCATTATCTTGCCGCATCAGAACTTTACGGGGTCGTGGAAGAGACCCAGGCCTATATTAAACTCAACGGAGAGGAAAAAGGCCAGATTGTCATTCTTGACCAGCATTCTGCCGGGGGCATTGAGGGCATCAAATCTCTTTGCTACGACAACACCCCCATCCCCCTGGGATCGGCCGATATCATGAAAAGCCAGATTACCTCCAGGGATATTGACCGCCAGGGATTTCCCCATTATTTTCTCAAGGAAATCTGTGAATCTCCCCTTTCAGTTGAAAAAACCCTTGAGAATAAATTCACCCAGGACCCTGACACCGGGCTGTTCTTCATCAGCCTGGAACAAGGAATCATTCCCAAGGTGATTGAAAACGATCTTTTATCCAGCACCATCAAAAAGATTTATTTTATCGGTCAGGGCACCGCGGGCATTGCCGCCCAGGGCTGTGCAGACCTGCTCTCCTTTTACCTGGGTGAAAAGGCCCTTGACGTCCGGGCCTTAAAGTCCTCGGAACTTTCAGGGTTCTGCATCGTGGGAAACGGAGAATGCAAAAATACCATGAACGACACCCTTGTGGTGGCCATCAGCCAATCAGGCACCACCACAGATACCAACAGAACCGTGGATATGATCAAGGCCAGCGGCGCCAGAACCCTTGCCATTGTCAACCGCAGGGACTCGGACCTGACCTTTAAAACTGACGGGGTATTGTATACAAGTTCAGGCCGGGACATTGAAATGTCTGTGGCATCCACCAAGGCCTTTTACTCCCAGCTCACTGCAGGTGCTGTATTAGGACTGCGTCTCACCGCAATTCTCAAGGCCAGGCCAAAAGAATTTATCAGCGACCAGGTCCAAACCTTGATGGGGCTTTCTGAAAAAATGCAGGCCGTCCTTGAAATGAAGAGTGAAATCAAAGCTTCGGCCGACAAACGGGCAGTGGCCAAAAACTATTGGGCAACGGTGGGCTCCGGCGCCAACAAGACCTCGGCAGATGAAATCAGGATCAAGCTGTCCGAGCTTTGCTACAAGACCATTTCCTCGGATTTTGTGGAGGATAAAAAACATATTGATCTTTCCTCCGAACCCCTGATCCTGGTCTGTGCCGCCGGCACCCGGGAAAGCGTGCTCAAAGACATTATAAAAGATACCGCCATTTTCAATGCCCACAAGGCCTGCCCCATCGTCATCACCACAAAGGGGGAAAACCGGTTTGATCTCTATGCAAGGGATGTCTTTAAAATCCCGGAAATTCAGGAGCATTTTGCCCCCATTCTCAATACCCTGGTCGGCCACATCTGGGGGTATTATGCCGCCCTTGCCATCAATGAGAGTTCTCGATTCATGTACGATGCCAGGGCCCAAATCCATGAGGCCCTGGATGAATACAGGCAGATCGGCCACGATGATTATGAGGTGCTCCTGGAAAACAAATTCAGGGAAAAAATTGCCTTTTTTTACAACCAGTTCTCCCAGAAACGCAGGCAGAAAGAGTTTCCCTCTGCCATTGGACTGGACACCATTGCCAATATCACCCTGGTTCTCAAATACCTTTCAGGCCGGCTGCCGGTATCTGACTTTGAAATTGATTTTGGCATCAAAGGGACCCCGCCCAATATGCTGGCCACATTTTTTGACAATATGGGCCGCGCCATCAACGCCATGGCAAGGCCGGTGGATGCCATCAAGCACCAGGCCAAAACCGTGACCGTGGGCACCAGCCGGATAAATGAAACCTTTGAAGGCCTTGTTTTTGATGCCTTGAATGCCCACAATATCCAGATCTCACAGCTGACCAATAAAAATGTTCTGGTCCTCAAAAACCTCCAGGAAATCATTTCAAAGGTTAAAGGGGCCCTGCTCTACCGTATCTCAGGACTCAACCTGTTAGGAGAGGTCACGGACAAGACCCGGATCCAGGTCATATCCAAGACCGGGGGACTGGCCAATGAGGTCTCCAGGGTGGAAACCGATCACAGGCTCAAAGGGACCAAGCATATCATTGTTAGGGAAGGCAACGTGTATATGGGAAAAGGCCGCAAGGACAATAAAAGTATTCTGGTCATCCCCGTGTTCTCCGAATCCGGTGCCAGCCCCAATATTATTGAATTTATTCTCTCTTTAAACGTCTCTTTTAAATCTGCCGATGAGATCTCGCTGCTCAAAAAGATCAAGGCCCTGGGCGGAAAATATACCCGTCTCAAGGACTGGATTCTGGAAAGTGAAACCATTGTCTGGGACGATAAATACCTGAACCTGGTTGACATTGACACCCTGTTCGGTGCCAGTGCTGAAAAAGCGGTTGAAGCCATCATCCAAAAGCTAAAATAA
- a CDS encoding DNA polymerase III subunit delta' → MQTFDHNPAPPGAIPPHGPGPASHTELNTIIQTGKIPNGLIFHGARGTGKIKAAIKFAKACNCSSGGTGPCNRCLSCKKIDTGMHPDLIFLGLNENKKAISISQIREMGRLISSKPNEASHRMVCIQDADLMNVQAQNGLLKVLEEPPENTFFILVATNTDPLLPTILSRCRKLRFSPMGVGQIQTILHSTHGIDAQTAHIISRTVGSDLNRALECAGCAGTDGLNWKLRREWIINGLLDLVRGNVHKKVEKGLALSQKISGDPKGIYDAMAFIRTVLRDLCIFRYSREQIVNLDFFDAFKDISQIHVYPTFLEWLTELYETEKRLESNSGQRLTLDRFFLKLSFYKGAAQV, encoded by the coding sequence ATGCAAACATTTGATCACAATCCTGCCCCCCCCGGAGCCATCCCCCCCCATGGACCGGGTCCAGCGTCCCATACTGAATTAAACACTATTATTCAGACCGGTAAAATTCCAAACGGCCTTATTTTTCATGGTGCCCGGGGCACAGGAAAAATCAAAGCCGCAATTAAATTTGCCAAGGCCTGTAATTGCAGTTCAGGTGGGACAGGTCCCTGCAACCGATGTCTGTCATGTAAAAAAATAGACACAGGCATGCATCCGGACCTGATTTTTCTGGGCTTAAATGAGAACAAAAAAGCCATTTCCATCTCCCAGATCAGGGAAATGGGGCGTTTGATCTCATCTAAGCCCAATGAGGCAAGTCATCGGATGGTCTGTATTCAGGATGCAGACCTGATGAATGTCCAGGCACAAAACGGTCTGTTAAAGGTGTTGGAAGAACCGCCGGAAAACACCTTTTTTATCCTGGTGGCCACAAACACAGACCCGCTGCTGCCGACCATTCTGTCCAGGTGCCGAAAATTGAGGTTCTCTCCCATGGGTGTCGGACAGATTCAAACGATACTGCATTCAACCCATGGTATTGATGCCCAGACCGCCCATATCATATCCCGCACCGTTGGATCCGATCTCAACCGCGCCCTTGAATGCGCAGGGTGCGCAGGCACGGATGGCCTAAACTGGAAGCTCAGGCGGGAATGGATCATCAATGGACTTTTGGACCTGGTCAGGGGCAATGTTCACAAAAAGGTGGAAAAAGGACTTGCTCTGTCACAAAAAATATCGGGTGATCCCAAAGGAATTTATGATGCAATGGCTTTTATCCGTACGGTTTTGAGAGATTTATGCATTTTCAGATACAGCCGGGAACAAATAGTTAACCTTGATTTTTTTGACGCATTTAAAGATATTAGTCAGATACATGTTTACCCGACATTTCTTGAATGGCTGACCGAGCTTTATGAAACCGAAAAAAGGCTTGAATCCAACAGTGGTCAAAGGCTGACTCTGGATCGCTTTTTCCTGAAATTGTCTTTCTATAAAGGGGCTGCACAGGTATGA
- a CDS encoding PbpA encodes MYTFKKENSWQKLQSDFLLQRRKKSLILKSARVGGLVLAIAGLGLAGLFLTGYFFPEKQSPGPTPPTAQSSAKAEVLSKPALKIMTRNLDILNSPKDHFFVDTPAQSYTVYTGLDTRLQALLGKTLDRLQSRDRGKPQRIAMVAMDGSTGLIKAMAGFDLADPKANPCTAADYPAASIFKIVTASAAVDALGYSPATSMYFNGNKYTLYKRQLTEKKNRYTYKISLGRAFAESINPVFGKLGKLYLGKKKLNTYAHEFGFNQGPETDFDFESSAFSLTQSDYHLAELGCGFNRDTQISPIFGAMLVSPIINQGHSLVPRLVDRVTDLDGKLIYKSQKEVFKIPVGSKTALTMIELMKQTISKGTARKAFRGYSRDKVLSGLIIGGKTGSLFNRERTVKYDWFTGFGRDKKSGETLVVTVVVGHRKYIGTRASTHAKNMLKTYFKPIPTNHLAPGTRS; translated from the coding sequence TTGTATACTTTTAAAAAAGAAAACTCCTGGCAAAAACTTCAATCTGATTTTCTTCTCCAAAGAAGAAAAAAAAGCCTGATTTTAAAATCTGCACGGGTGGGTGGACTTGTTTTGGCCATTGCCGGGCTGGGTCTGGCAGGGCTGTTTCTCACAGGTTATTTTTTCCCTGAAAAACAAAGCCCTGGCCCAACGCCTCCAACGGCGCAGTCCAGTGCCAAGGCTGAGGTGCTTTCAAAACCAGCCCTGAAGATCATGACCCGAAATCTTGATATTTTAAACTCGCCCAAAGATCATTTCTTTGTGGACACCCCCGCCCAAAGCTATACGGTTTATACAGGACTTGATACCCGGCTCCAGGCCTTGCTCGGCAAGACCCTTGACCGCCTTCAATCAAGAGACCGGGGCAAGCCCCAGCGTATCGCCATGGTGGCCATGGATGGAAGTACAGGGTTGATCAAAGCCATGGCCGGGTTTGACCTGGCCGATCCAAAGGCCAACCCCTGCACGGCGGCCGATTATCCGGCCGCCAGTATTTTTAAAATTGTCACGGCCTCTGCGGCCGTGGATGCCCTGGGATACTCCCCTGCAACGTCCATGTATTTTAACGGAAATAAATACACGCTTTATAAACGGCAGCTTACGGAGAAAAAAAACCGGTATACCTATAAAATTTCTCTGGGCCGGGCCTTTGCAGAATCCATCAACCCGGTGTTCGGCAAACTTGGAAAACTCTACCTGGGCAAAAAAAAGCTCAATACCTATGCCCATGAATTTGGGTTCAACCAGGGGCCTGAGACCGATTTCGACTTTGAATCCAGTGCGTTCAGCCTTACCCAGAGCGACTATCATCTAGCCGAGCTTGGGTGCGGATTTAACAGAGATACCCAAATTTCTCCCATATTCGGCGCCATGCTGGTCTCCCCCATCATCAATCAGGGTCATTCTCTTGTGCCCCGCCTGGTGGACCGGGTCACGGATCTGGATGGCAAATTGATCTACAAAAGCCAAAAAGAGGTCTTTAAAATTCCCGTGGGGTCCAAAACTGCCCTGACCATGATCGAACTGATGAAACAAACCATTTCCAAAGGAACGGCCAGAAAGGCGTTTCGGGGCTATTCCAGGGACAAGGTCCTTTCCGGCCTGATCATCGGGGGCAAAACCGGCTCTTTGTTCAACCGAGAAAGAACCGTTAAATACGATTGGTTCACAGGATTCGGCAGGGACAAAAAAAGCGGAGAAACCCTGGTGGTTACCGTTGTGGTCGGCCATCGTAAATATATCGGGACCCGGGCAAGCACCCATGCCAAAAATATGCTTAAAACCTATTTTAAACCCATTCCAACCAACCACCTGGCACCTGGTACCAGGTCTTGA
- a CDS encoding MFS transporter codes for MNRPNFRQPMYAYLILLTVCSTSGLQCWRTLFDNFAVHKVGLDGHHMGILQSVREIPGFLALLVTYVLLIIKEHCLAALSIVILGAGIFFTGLLPSFTGLILTTLAMSFGFHYYETCCQSLTLQYFDHNSSPMAFAGQQRWAALANIGVGIAIFAIAPKLSYTAMFIVFGALIMGCGIWAMTKKPETPGMPAQKKSMVIKKEYWLYYCLTFMAGARRQIFIAFAVFLLVQKFGFTVQEVTLLFLFNNGINFFINPLIGKAIIRFGERKVLSLEYLALILIFTAYAAADAKWIVALLYVLDHIFFGFSMGIKTYFHKICDPRDIAPSAAVGFTINHIAAVALPIIGGILWMVDYRIPFLAGAGLSLVSLALVQLIKIPAQN; via the coding sequence ATGAACCGCCCCAATTTCAGGCAGCCCATGTATGCCTACCTCATCCTGCTCACGGTATGTTCAACCAGCGGCCTGCAATGCTGGCGCACCCTGTTTGATAATTTTGCAGTGCACAAAGTGGGCCTGGACGGCCATCACATGGGCATTCTTCAGTCGGTCAGGGAAATCCCCGGATTTTTAGCCCTTTTGGTCACCTATGTGCTTTTAATCATTAAAGAGCACTGCTTGGCAGCCCTGTCCATCGTGATTCTCGGGGCAGGCATTTTTTTTACAGGCCTGCTGCCAAGCTTTACAGGATTGATCCTCACCACCCTGGCCATGAGTTTTGGGTTTCACTATTATGAAACCTGCTGCCAGTCCCTGACACTTCAGTATTTTGACCACAATTCATCGCCCATGGCCTTTGCCGGCCAGCAGCGCTGGGCTGCCCTGGCCAATATCGGAGTGGGCATCGCTATCTTTGCCATTGCCCCCAAACTCAGCTATACCGCCATGTTCATCGTTTTCGGGGCCCTGATCATGGGATGCGGGATCTGGGCCATGACCAAAAAACCGGAAACACCGGGCATGCCCGCTCAAAAAAAATCAATGGTGATCAAAAAAGAATACTGGCTCTATTATTGTTTGACCTTCATGGCCGGGGCCAGACGCCAGATATTCATTGCCTTTGCCGTATTCTTGCTGGTCCAGAAATTTGGATTCACCGTCCAGGAAGTCACCCTGCTCTTTTTATTCAACAACGGGATCAACTTTTTCATCAACCCGCTGATCGGAAAAGCCATCATCCGATTTGGAGAGCGAAAAGTGCTGTCATTGGAATACCTTGCCCTGATTCTTATATTCACAGCCTATGCCGCAGCCGATGCCAAGTGGATCGTGGCTCTGCTCTATGTGCTGGACCATATCTTTTTTGGATTTTCCATGGGCATCAAGACCTATTTTCATAAAATCTGCGACCCCCGGGACATTGCCCCGAGCGCGGCTGTGGGCTTTACCATCAACCATATTGCAGCCGTGGCCCTGCCCATAATCGGCGGGATCCTGTGGATGGTGGATTATCGGATCCCCTTTTTGGCAGGGGCAGGACTGAGCCTTGTCTCCCTGGCCCTGGTTCAGCTGATCAAAATACCGGCACAAAATTAA
- a CDS encoding stage 0 sporulation protein — MIKVAGVKFKTAGKIYDFKSDAFVLTQGDRVIVETEQGLGFGTIVKPPAEKDRGGKKLKSIVRIATKEDFIKREEIKKLEKRAFEFCQVCIGKLGLLMNLFSVESTFDRNKLTFFYTADGRIDFRELIKLLVKEYSIRIEMRQVGIRNLSKHCGGVGKCGRELCCSSFMHSFEPVSIKMAKEQGLSLNPTKISGVCGRLMCCLTFENQTYRQCKRKMPKLGKSITLEAGKGKVVRQNVLKESITVRMEDRTEVELPLNQLKKNNTGSQKK, encoded by the coding sequence ATGATTAAAGTAGCTGGCGTTAAGTTTAAAACCGCAGGAAAAATCTATGATTTCAAAAGCGACGCCTTTGTTCTGACCCAGGGAGACCGGGTGATTGTAGAGACAGAACAGGGCTTAGGCTTCGGCACCATTGTCAAGCCTCCCGCGGAAAAGGACCGGGGGGGAAAAAAACTCAAAAGCATTGTCAGAATAGCCACCAAAGAAGATTTCATCAAGCGAGAAGAAATCAAAAAGCTGGAAAAAAGGGCCTTTGAATTCTGCCAGGTCTGTATTGGCAAGTTGGGGCTTTTAATGAACCTGTTCAGCGTGGAAAGCACCTTTGACCGGAACAAGCTGACCTTTTTTTATACGGCGGACGGCCGTATTGACTTTCGGGAGCTGATCAAACTTCTGGTCAAAGAGTATAGTATACGGATTGAAATGCGCCAGGTGGGAATCCGCAATCTGTCCAAGCATTGCGGGGGCGTAGGAAAATGCGGAAGGGAGCTGTGCTGTTCCTCTTTTATGCATTCCTTTGAGCCCGTGTCCATTAAAATGGCCAAGGAACAGGGCCTTTCCCTGAATCCCACCAAAATCTCCGGGGTCTGCGGACGGCTCATGTGCTGTCTCACATTTGAAAACCAGACCTATCGGCAGTGCAAAAGAAAAATGCCCAAACTTGGCAAATCCATTACCCTGGAGGCTGGCAAGGGAAAGGTTGTACGCCAGAATGTCCTCAAGGAGAGCATCACCGTGAGAATGGAGGACAGAACCGAAGTTGAACTGCCCTTAAACCAATTGAAAAAAAATAATACAGGATCCCAAAAGAAATGA
- the metG gene encoding methionine--tRNA ligase has translation MSEQFFTTPIYYVNAKPHLGHAYTSIAADVATRFKKMQKIDTFFLTGTDEHGDKIVQAAEREKTSPKAYADKISRLFQDLLPRLEVKNDRFIRTTDLDHIEVVKGLLTKIHDRGDIYFASYEGLYCFGCERFYQERELVDGKCPDHGTEPQTIKESNYFFKMSKYQEWLIDHIKTHPDFIRPEQYKNETLSFLKEPLEDLCISRPKTRLTWGITLPFDEDYVTYVWFDALVNYVTALGYPDSQKFKAFWPTTRHFVAKDIIKPHGIYWPIMLKAAGLDIYNGLNVHGFWNVQGSKMSKSIGNVTDPVEVTDQYGTDPFRYFLMREMVFGLDANFTEDAIVARINSDLANDLGNLFSRVLSMNQRYFKGRVMGAAKDADEKYSIKSQAARVIDAYISPMEICQSHKAMIAVWELISFMNKYIDTHEPWALAKEESNMAALGTVLYELMEGLRTIAGLIWPVMPETSAKITAALGLDLPEKGFFTLDEIRPWAQIAQGIVLDKPAILFPRIEVKKQKAAPVAKPFKPELKPEISIEEFNKVDLRVGKIIKAEKVENSNKLLKLQVDLGAQVRQVIAGIGKTYRPDQVIGKEVIVVANLKEAKLMGEVSQGMILAASKKKELVLSGFDNPAKPGNQVK, from the coding sequence ATGAGTGAGCAATTCTTTACCACCCCCATATATTATGTAAATGCCAAGCCCCACCTGGGGCATGCCTATACGTCCATTGCAGCCGATGTGGCCACCCGTTTCAAAAAAATGCAAAAAATCGACACCTTTTTTCTCACCGGCACGGACGAGCACGGGGATAAAATTGTTCAGGCGGCTGAACGAGAAAAGACCTCGCCCAAGGCCTATGCGGATAAAATCAGCCGATTGTTCCAGGACCTGCTTCCTCGCCTTGAGGTTAAAAACGATCGGTTCATCAGAACCACGGACTTAGATCACATAGAAGTGGTAAAAGGGTTGCTGACCAAGATTCATGACCGCGGTGATATCTATTTTGCAAGCTATGAAGGGCTGTACTGCTTCGGGTGCGAACGCTTTTACCAGGAACGGGAACTTGTGGACGGCAAATGCCCGGACCATGGGACCGAACCCCAGACCATCAAAGAGTCCAACTATTTTTTCAAAATGAGCAAATATCAAGAATGGCTCATTGATCACATCAAGACCCATCCGGATTTTATCCGGCCGGAGCAATATAAGAATGAAACTTTATCCTTTTTAAAGGAACCCCTGGAAGATCTTTGTATTTCAAGGCCCAAAACAAGGCTCACCTGGGGGATCACCCTTCCCTTTGACGAAGATTATGTCACCTATGTCTGGTTTGATGCCCTGGTCAATTATGTCACGGCCCTGGGATATCCGGATTCCCAGAAGTTTAAGGCCTTCTGGCCCACCACCCGCCATTTTGTGGCAAAGGACATCATAAAACCCCATGGAATTTATTGGCCCATCATGCTCAAAGCCGCAGGCTTAGATATTTACAATGGTCTCAACGTTCATGGATTCTGGAATGTCCAGGGCTCTAAAATGTCAAAAAGCATCGGCAATGTTACAGATCCGGTGGAAGTGACAGACCAGTACGGAACAGACCCGTTCCGGTATTTTCTCATGCGGGAAATGGTGTTTGGCCTGGATGCCAATTTCACCGAAGATGCCATTGTGGCCAGGATCAATTCAGATCTGGCCAATGACCTGGGCAACCTTTTTTCCAGGGTTTTGTCCATGAACCAGCGGTATTTCAAGGGCAGGGTCATGGGAGCGGCCAAGGATGCCGATGAAAAATACTCAATTAAATCCCAAGCGGCCAGGGTCATTGACGCCTATATTTCTCCCATGGAAATCTGCCAGTCCCACAAGGCAATGATTGCCGTCTGGGAACTGATTTCATTCATGAACAAATACATAGACACCCATGAGCCCTGGGCCCTGGCCAAAGAAGAATCCAACATGGCGGCCCTGGGAACAGTCCTCTATGAATTAATGGAAGGACTGCGAACCATTGCAGGGCTTATCTGGCCTGTGATGCCTGAAACCAGTGCAAAGATCACCGCAGCCCTGGGCCTTGACCTGCCTGAAAAAGGATTTTTCACCCTGGACGAGATCCGCCCCTGGGCCCAGATTGCCCAAGGCATTGTTCTGGATAAGCCGGCAATCCTCTTTCCCAGAATTGAGGTCAAAAAACAAAAGGCAGCACCGGTTGCAAAACCCTTTAAGCCTGAACTCAAACCAGAAATTTCCATTGAGGAATTTAACAAGGTGGACCTGAGGGTGGGCAAGATCATTAAAGCTGAAAAAGTTGAAAACTCCAATAAACTGCTCAAACTCCAGGTGGACCTCGGAGCCCAGGTTCGTCAGGTCATTGCAGGCATCGGCAAAACCTACCGCCCGGATCAGGTCATTGGAAAAGAGGTCATTGTCGTGGCCAATCTCAAAGAGGCCAAACTCATGGGAGAGGTTTCCCAGGGCATGATCCTTGCGGCCAGCAAGAAAAAAGAACTGGTCCTGTCAGGATTTGACAATCCGGCCAAACCCGGGAACCAAGTCAAATAG